The genomic segment CCCGCACCTACGGCGACAACACGCTGTTCCGCGCCGAGTACCCGGGCTCGTGACGCCCGCGGCCGGTGTGGCACGGGCGGCGAGCGATTGATCACATCTTGCGCGAGGCGGCGGCGTGCTTGATAGCGTCCGCGCCATGCGGCGAGCGGTCTGTCCCGGTTCCTACGACCCCGCGACCAACGGGCACCTCGACATCGTCGAGCGTGCCGCCGCGTTGTTCGACGAGGTCGTCGTGGCCGTGCTCATCAACCCGAAGAAGCAGGGTCTGTTCACCGTCGAGGAGCGTCTCGACATGCTCCGCGAGGTGACTCGCGACCTGCCCAACGTGCGGGTCGACTCGTGGCACGGGCTGCTGGTCGACTACTGCAGGAAGCACGACATCGCCGCGGTCGCCAAGGGCCTGCGCTCGGTCAGCGACTTCGACTACGAGCTGCAGATGGCGCAGATGAACCGCGAGCTGTCGGGCGTGGAGACATTGCTCATGTCGAACAATCCCGCCTACAGCTTCCTGTCCAGCTCGCTGGTGAAGGAGGTCGCCACGTACGGCGGCGACGTCAGCGGGATGGTGCCCGAGGTGGTTCACGAGCGTCTCAAGGCGAAGCTCCCGCAACAGCGGTAACCCGCCG from the Saccharomonospora azurea NA-128 genome contains:
- the coaD gene encoding pantetheine-phosphate adenylyltransferase; translated protein: MRRAVCPGSYDPATNGHLDIVERAAALFDEVVVAVLINPKKQGLFTVEERLDMLREVTRDLPNVRVDSWHGLLVDYCRKHDIAAVAKGLRSVSDFDYELQMAQMNRELSGVETLLMSNNPAYSFLSSSLVKEVATYGGDVSGMVPEVVHERLKAKLPQQR